A stretch of DNA from Macrotis lagotis isolate mMagLag1 chromosome X, bilby.v1.9.chrom.fasta, whole genome shotgun sequence:
cttTGAAGAGATTTGAGGGGTAAcaccaggaagaataaaaaaggaaaaaactgagggcctatttattttgttattactgTGTTGTTTCACTCCTAACTTACTCTTAATGACCCATTCGGAGTAAGAATACTTGAggggtatgccatttccttctccagctctttttacagatgaagaaactaaggcaaaccaGGTTTAGTTAACTCCCAGGattcacatagctagaaaatttaggaggtcagatttgaactcagaaagatgaattctcctgactctaggcccaatactctatccactgtgccacctagctgcctttaggGTTTTATAGATACTTTTTACAGACTGAATCTCTTAAGGGAAGGACTGTCATTGATCTTGTACCTCTCACCCCCATCAAACACAGTGCATTCCACAAGACAGACATGTAATAAAtatcattgaataaataaatgccttATTCTGATAAGGTAGATTTTAGGTACAGAACTGGAGGAGGCTAAGAGCAAAATGAACACAATGAATACCAAGAAACAAGGAATTGTACTAGACTACTGAAACTGAATGTGAATTGTTTAGTATCTtaagttatttccatttttcttgaagtttggaagagatgaaaaatgtgGAATCCTACATAACAACCATAGTCctgttttttcttaaaagatattATGTTCCTGCCATAGGCTTTATGAGCACTGTTTAGAAGTCAATACCATGGCTTGTTTATCTTTGTTCCTAGAAGGCCACTGCTGCATTATGAGTGAgaattaaaatgatgaaaatgggtCTGGCAAGATACTTCCCTCAGGAAAAATTGTTCCATGTGACAAAATCCACAGATGGTACAAAAGAGTAAAACCAAATCATTCCCACTTTCCTAGGCCCCccaaaagaaagtatattttaaagaGGAACAAGCTTTTAGGCATAATCTCTGTGCCAGCATCCCATTAtcaccaatcaataaacatttatgaagtttctattatgtgtcaggcactatgcAAGACACTTATTGTCCCATGGCAAAAAAATTATCCCCACCTTGAAAGAGCTTGCATTCAATCTtatatttttacacacacacacacacacacacacacacacatatatattatatatgtattacatatatatatatgtatgctataattgcatatatataaaacacatagaGGAAAAGCACACATAtgtggatatatgtgtgtgtatgtgtatgtataaatataacaCATATAAGAAGACAGCAAGTAATATTGGGAGGGAACGAACTACAACCTGAAGGAGACAATGGAAGGCCTCCCAGAGAAGGTAGAGCTCTagccatgtctttttttttgagcttattatcttttcattttctattcattcattcatttatttatttatgaattttataaattttcccttaatcttgcttccctccacccaccccctcacagaaggcaatctattagtctttatgttgtttccatgctatacattgatcaaaattgaatgcattgagagagaaatcctatccttaagggaaaaaaataaaatataagagatagcaaaattatataagataccttttttttcttaatttaaaggtaacagtctttggtctttgtttgaattccacagttctttctttggatacaaatagtattctccatcacagataaccctaaaattgtccctgattgttgaactgatggagtgagcaagtccattaagattgatcatcaaccccgcTTTGCTATTAtggtgtatgatgttcttctggttttgcttatctcactcagcatcagtccatacaaatccctccaggtttctctgaattcccctcctagtctctaatagaacaatagtgttccatgacatacatatatcacaatttgttcagccattcctcaattgatggacattcattcaatttccaattctttgtcatcataaacagggctgctatgaatatttttgtacaagtgatgtttttaccctttttcatagaaaatctcttcaggatatagacccagtagtaatattgatgaatcaaagggtaagcacatttttattgctctctagaaaggttggatgagctcacagctccaccaataatgcattaatgtcccagatttcccacatcccttccaacattgatcattgtcttttctggttgtattggccagtctgagaggtgtgagctggtacctcagagagctttaatttgcatttctctaataagtaatgatttagagcaatttttcatatgactatggatcacttttatttccttatctgtaaattgtccctgcatatcctttggccatttgtcaattggagaaattatttgactcaattctctatatattttagaaatgagtcctttgtcagaaatactagttgtaaaaattgtttcccaatttactacatttcttttcatcttggttacagtggttttatctgtgtaaaagcttttaaatttaattatctagtttgtttttataatgatattctccatctcttccttggtcataaactgcttccctttccatagatatgacaggtaaactattccttgatctcctagtttgcttattatattgtcttttatgtctaaatcctgttccattttgatcttatcttggtatagagtgtgaggtgttggtctaatccaagtttctgccatactaacttccaatattcccaacagtttttatcaaagagagttttttttatccccaaagctggactctttgggtttagcaaacagcagattactataatcatttcctgctattgtacctagtctattccactgatccaccaatctgtttcttagccaataccagacagttttgatgactgatgctttataatataattttagatctggtagagctataCTGTATTTTCTCTTGCTTTTATTGGTATTAGTGTTGCATTTTCAGATGGCTTGTGAAAACCATCAAcagtaggaaaaataaatgatatttaataatattcttaaatCTTTAGCATATGGATGATATATGTTGTTGACCATTCTGCTGTATAGGATGAAGGGATAAGTGGGCTTGGATTATAAGAGATTTTCACCTTTCACAATTTATTGAGGCAGCTGAGGGGTACtaagatagaatgctgggcctggtgttagaaagaattgagttcaaaaccagttttGTCCATGTATTAGCTAATTAACACACTCACtagtgtaaccttgggcaaatcacttaacttctgtttcctcagtttcctcatctatacttccaaataatattaattatatcaataattactgtaattatttcttttataataaagatAGTAAgtctatctcacagggttgttatgaggaacaaatgagatagtatttgtaaaatgcttagtgcAATACTGTGCCCATAGCAGGCCCATGCTTTATAATTGCTAGATGTTATTACTTTGCTCCAAAATCCCTATCTCTAActcacttttctatttctgttaagGGCACCATTTTACAAGCTCAAAGTCCTTTTCCACTCTTTGCTTTCTCTTACCCATAAATCATTTGTTGCTAACTCTTAGCTGCTCTGTCTCCCAGCATCTCTCCCAAAcatcccccttttctctccctacTTAGTCACTCTCCTAACTTAGGCCCTCTCACCTAGAATACTGCAAGTTTCCTGATTGATCTCCCTTTTTAACTCCCTTCCTTTCCAGAGTCTACATAGTTGACAAAACTATTTTCCTGATCCACAAGTGTGATCCatacctcttcctttttctccatgATCAAATACAGTCTTCTGTTTGTGATTTAAAGCTCCATCCTGGCTCCATCCACCCTTTTCAGCCTGATTCTCTTTTGAATCATCTAAATTCTAGCCTGATTGGTCTTCTTGCTTTTCCTCATACCACACGTTTAGACCATTTTCCATCTCCTTTTGCAGATTGACTCCCGTGTCTAGAATGCTCTTTTCTCCCATCTGCCTCTTAGAgttcctgacttccttcagagCTTTGCTTAAATGCTTTCTCCTACATGAGGCTTCTGATCCCCACTACTGCTGGTTGTTCCCCCCAAAGTTACCATgtgtatatacttttttttttcagttgctaTATGATTTTAATTGATTTGGAACAACACTGTTTGATACTAAATGCTTATAAAGCATCCAACATGGTAGACATAATTAGAGAATTAGTATTAATGCCAACTGTTCAGCCATATAAAAAAGCAActtaaaaaattactagaaatccACAATTTAAAAGTTAAGGGGAGAGACCACTAATCAAAACTAGCATTTCTTAGTCAAGCACCATTATTCAAGTATCAGAATCTCCCACACAGGTGTAGGGGTCAGGAGTCCAGGAGGAGTAATAAGGGGTAGTTCTGGTGTTACGGGTATATTTTAGCTCAAAAGCATCTCAGTGTATTTTAGGGTAAGGGAAGTCATCCAGTCCTGGAGGAGAGAATAGGAGCTTTTGTTTTGAAGTGTCCAGACAATATTATTAATATGTTGGCATTAAGAGCTAGGAGGTTTCTTCTTGGCATCTacatctttctttatttcttcaagctTTTTGGCCAAGTTTGGAATGTCATAGTTCTGAGCCAGATACATCCCAACCACATTGCCGAGCGTAAATCCAAAAACTGGAACATGGCAATGGCGCTGGTGGCAGGAGCGACAGGAGCAGCTGGATCCTGAAGCCACCCCATGCCTTCTAGCCCTCCCCctgagggaggggggaggaagtcGGATATATActttaaatctatatctatatgttttaTTATCCCATATAGAATATTGTCTCCTTCAGACAAAGACTTTCATTTTGGTCCATTTGCCCCCTCCCCCAGGCTTGCATAGTACTTAAATACATATcaaataattgcttaataaatgcttattgattgattggttataTTAATTGATTGGTTGTTTAGTTAACTACAAACTACCCAAATCCATACATTCTTTgaacttttgttcatttttcaaaaaagatcacAGTATCTAAAGGAACTTTAAAGATCGTCCATCTCTCTATACTAGCCTTATCATTTTCTTAGAGGAAACTGAAGGGAATTCTGatgtaaacaaaattaaatcTTGACTTTTCCCAAGGCAAAGGTCAGGGAAATCAGGGAAATAGAGCAGAATACAGAGAGTTCACCTCCCCTCTAAAGTTTTTAGAggatgaatttggaaaaaaaaatttcatcttccaaaccctactttttctctttataatcaTAGCTTATTAGAAAGGCAGTATGGAGTCAGAGAAAAGGCCTGAATTTTGAGACATAGTACTGACTTTACCATTTTGTTCACCTTTCCTGGACCTTACTTTTCTTATGTGTAATATAAAATTTGACATCATGTTCACAAAGGctcctttccatttgaccattcaACCATATTGTGTCTTCGAAGCATTTTTTTGAAGGAGAGCAcactctttaggtttttgcaaggcaaatgattaagtggcttggccaaggccacacagctaggtaattatgaagtgtctgagaccagatttgaacccaggtactcctgactccagggctggtctggtgctttagccactgcgaCACCTATCCCCCCCCCCAGGAGAGCATActcttttggatatttttttttaggtttttgcaaggcaaatggggttaagtggcttgcccaaggccacacagctaggtaattattaagtgtctgagaactggatttgaacccaggtactcctgattccaaggacagtgctttatccactacgccacctagccaccccttcttgtGGATAATTTCAAATATCATTTAGTCCAGTCATAGAATCTTTATGTGGCAGtcacttcagaggtcatctagcccaaagTCTtcaatttgtagatgaggaaattgaagtacaAGAAATTTAAGTATACCCTCTAAGGGACAGTTCATCTTATGTCCCCTTTCCTACTTCTATCATGTATGTATTTCTTGAGAAGCAAGCACACAGGTTAATGTTGGACAGTGCTACACCAGTGTGAAAAACTCATTGTGGATGGGTCTTTGATGGCAAAGTAGGTCATCCATAGGAGGGATCATTGATAAAGGAAACCATTTTAAGGCATTTAAAAACCCAGATTGtaacaatctttttcttttctttattcctccCATCTGTTTAGAACTTATGCCATCAGAAGAATAAGAGAAGccttcagagaaaataaaaatgtaaaggattcTGCACAAATACAAATGCTACTGAATAAAGCCAAAAGAAACCTAGAAATAATTCGGCGACAGGTAAGTTGAACACTTTTATCCATCATTCTATAAAATTATTGGCTTGAATACTTGTTCCATCAATATAGACCATGACTTGTTAAAGTCTTAGCATCCATGTTAATACTAATTCATGTCCTTGTGCATATCCTTCAGGGAGGATTCATCCAACTCACTTTGTCTGATTCTCTTATTCTCTTGTGAGTCCCAAAGTAGTACTTTAACTGTTTGTGACTGGCCTCCATCTTTTTCTGTCCATAAATGTCCTTGATGTTTTagttcaattttttggttttgccaTTGTTGGCAATATGCTACATTGTCTTTTGATGGAAAACTATATCAAAGATTCATTCTTTtgctcttgtttttgtttttgttttgcaaggtaatggggttaagtgacttgcccaaggtcacacagcttagcatgtattaggatttgaactcaggtcctcttgactgcagAACCAGTATTccatttactgtaccacctagctgtcttcttgctctttttttttttataatttatagcatcatcattttttttaatccttttgttcatttgaattgttttgtgtTGTAAAATCCTACTCTATTATTCATTTAGAACTAGAAACATATGGAAATTACAATGTCAAAGCAATTTAC
This window harbors:
- the LYRM4 gene encoding LYR motif-containing protein 4 isoform X5, translating into MAASSRAQVLDLYRVMLRESGRFTSYNYRTYAIRRIREAFRENKNVKDSAQIQMLLNKAKRNLEIIRRQ